Sequence from the Microbispora sp. ZYX-F-249 genome:
TGGTGGCCGCGCGTGGTCTGGCGCAGCGGATGTCCAACCAGCGCACTCAGCTGGTGCAGGCCGACAACTCGATGATCGTGGACCTGTCGACCACCCGGGTGCTCGGGCTGCCGCTGCTGGTGTACGTGTTCGCGCTGGTGGTGCTGATCGGCTGGATCGTGCTGAACCGCACGACGTTCGGCCGTCGCACCTACGCGGTGGGCGGCAACCCCGAGGCGGCGCGTCTGGCCGGTATCGACGTCCGCAAGCACA
This genomic interval carries:
- a CDS encoding ABC transporter permease, which produces VAARGLAQRMSNQRTQLVQADNSMIVDLSTTRVLGLPLLVYVFALVVLIGWIVLNRTTFGRRTYAVGGNPEAARLAGIDVRKHTLMLYALSGLCCGIAAVLIMARTTTGSSTHGDLYELDAIAAVIIGGTLLTGGRGTIIG